In one window of Syngnathus typhle isolate RoL2023-S1 ecotype Sweden linkage group LG7, RoL_Styp_1.0, whole genome shotgun sequence DNA:
- the LOC133157250 gene encoding histone H3-like centromeric protein A, translating to MRHNSSSSRRKGGNPRRRPPQPLPGPSPGVQCTSSAAAPRRRHPPQSPQRASPRGRRPPQSQQPGPSGNTQPPAPAPRRRRYRPGTKALMEIRKFQKSTELLIRKAPFSRLVREVCQSYGRSALRWQVFALMALQEAAEALLVLLFSDANLCAIHAKRVTIFPRDLQLARRIRGQDF from the exons ATGCGCCACAACTCCTCGTCCAGCCGAAGAAAAGGCGGCAATCCACGCCGCCGTCCTCCGCAGCCACTGCCTGGGCCATCCCCCGGTGTGCAATGCACATCCTCTGCGGCAGCCCCCAGACGGCGCCACCCGCCACAGTCACCGCAGAGGGCATCCCCCAGAGGGCGCCGCCCGCCGCAGTCACAGCAGCCGGGCCCATCTGGGAATA CTCAGCCACCTGCGCCGGCGCCCAGGAGGCGAAGGTACCGGCCAGGGACCAAGGCCCTAATGGAGATCCGCAAGTTCCAGAAGAGCACAGAGCTCCTCATCAGGAAAGCGCCCTTCTCTCGCCTG GTCCGTGAGGTGTGCCAGTCATATGGCAGAAGTGCCCTCAGATGGCAGGTCTTCGCCCTGATGGCCCTTCAGGAG GCGGCTGAGGCCTTATTGGTGTTGCTGTTCTCTGATGCCAACCTGTGCGCCATCCACGCCAAGCGGGTCACCATTTTTCCCCGCGATCTCCAGCTGGCCCGACGGATCCGCGGGCAAGATTTCTGA